From one bacterium genomic stretch:
- a CDS encoding MerR family transcriptional regulator — MRISELSRQTDVPVTRIKYYIREGLLPPGERSQRNQATYGEAHIDALRLIRALRETAGLSVEAVGAVIAELKRPWADANPISAALDKVYPLPDRKRSESEEQAFALLRKEIAEMMRGLTWTLGDETHWNIDHLTDTMMQLREHIPPGISVETLGRFANLAWAISEACYAGFEDHVPSPGDDLVDPTRRAIMGTILIEQLISPLVRSALALRSRHIGAGIKPPPS; from the coding sequence ATGCGAATCTCGGAACTGAGCCGCCAGACGGACGTACCGGTCACCCGGATCAAGTACTACATCCGCGAGGGTCTACTGCCACCCGGCGAACGCAGCCAGCGCAACCAGGCCACGTACGGGGAGGCCCACATCGACGCCTTGCGCTTGATCCGAGCGCTACGCGAGACGGCGGGCCTGTCCGTGGAAGCGGTGGGGGCCGTGATCGCAGAACTCAAGCGACCGTGGGCGGACGCGAATCCGATCAGCGCAGCGCTGGACAAGGTCTACCCGTTGCCCGATCGAAAGCGTTCCGAGAGCGAAGAACAGGCTTTCGCGCTCTTGCGCAAGGAAATCGCGGAGATGATGCGGGGCTTGACCTGGACTCTCGGGGACGAAACGCACTGGAACATCGATCACCTGACCGACACGATGATGCAGCTTCGCGAGCACATTCCCCCGGGGATATCGGTCGAGACGCTGGGGCGTTTCGCCAATCTGGCCTGGGCCATCTCCGAGGCATGTTATGCCGGTTTCGAAGACCATGTCCCCAGCCCCGGAGATGATCTCGTCGATCCCACACGACGGGCCATTATGGGAACCATCCTCATCGAACAGTTGATTTCGCCCCTGGTCCGAAGCGCGCTCGCACTTCGTTCCCGCCACATCGGCGCGGGAATCAAGCCACCGCCCAGCTAG